In a genomic window of Amycolatopsis japonica:
- a CDS encoding TetR/AcrR family transcriptional regulator: MTSHPAAPLGLRERKKRAARRAMGEAALRLAMEKGVEQVRVEDIANAVGVSPRTFNNYFSSKEEAICSFIVERQELLREALRERPSEETLWEAVGTATLEAYGSLGEPNRDAVELARSLLLHPSMQGEFLKAHAKVEQVLADAILERAGAGPENALNARLMAAIVESAVKTAFFSWLINEGTGRFLETLEVLLHEAAAGVPSLTGPEPVKKPNKQ; this comes from the coding sequence GTGACCTCCCACCCGGCCGCGCCTTTGGGGCTGCGAGAACGCAAGAAGCGCGCGGCCCGTCGCGCCATGGGCGAGGCAGCGCTCAGGCTCGCGATGGAGAAGGGTGTCGAGCAGGTACGCGTCGAAGACATCGCCAACGCCGTGGGTGTCTCGCCGCGCACGTTCAACAACTACTTCTCCAGCAAGGAGGAGGCGATCTGCTCGTTCATCGTCGAGCGGCAGGAACTCCTGCGCGAGGCGCTGCGCGAGCGGCCTTCCGAAGAGACGCTGTGGGAAGCGGTCGGAACCGCGACGCTGGAAGCCTACGGCAGCTTGGGCGAACCGAATCGCGACGCGGTCGAGCTGGCCAGGTCGCTGCTCCTGCACCCGTCGATGCAGGGCGAATTCCTCAAGGCGCACGCCAAGGTCGAACAGGTGCTGGCCGACGCCATCCTGGAACGGGCGGGCGCGGGCCCGGAAAACGCGTTGAACGCCCGGCTGATGGCGGCCATCGTGGAGTCCGCGGTGAAGACCGCGTTCTTCAGCTGGTTGATCAACGAGGGCACCGGGCGGTTCCTGGAGACGCTCGAGGTCCTCCTGCACGAGGCCGCCGCGGGCGTCCCGTCCCTCACCGGACCCGAACCGGTGAAGAAACCGAACAAGCAGTAA
- a CDS encoding roadblock/LC7 domain-containing protein, whose translation MTAQDATTDFTWLLDDFVRKVHGASHALIMSVDGFPLTASESVSSDDAEQLAAIASGLLSLAGNSAALFGKGNCEQIIIRLTRGYFLFMGIGAEAGLAVLTEPDCDMKVVAYEMTQFITNAGHALTPEVRAGLRQVLTARRPQA comes from the coding sequence GTGACCGCCCAGGACGCGACCACGGATTTCACGTGGCTGCTCGACGACTTCGTGCGCAAGGTGCACGGCGCCAGCCACGCGCTGATCATGTCCGTCGACGGTTTCCCTTTGACCGCGTCGGAATCGGTGTCCAGTGACGACGCCGAGCAGCTCGCCGCCATCGCGAGCGGCCTGCTCAGCCTCGCGGGCAACAGCGCCGCGCTGTTCGGCAAGGGCAACTGCGAGCAGATCATCATCCGGCTGACCCGCGGGTACTTCCTGTTCATGGGGATCGGTGCCGAAGCGGGGCTCGCGGTGCTCACCGAACCGGACTGCGACATGAAGGTCGTCGCCTACGAGATGACCCAGTTCATCACCAACGCCGGTCACGCCCTCACCCCCGAGGTGCGAGCGGGGCTCCGGCAGGTCCTGACCGCCCGACGGCCGCAGGCCTGA
- a CDS encoding sensor histidine kinase, protein MVTRARGLLDRSRVLLDRSRVAAAQFLAAPPRHAPSAPPVEPEVEQRPAVEAPDAGALAGVCSNVALRDLNLLDQLLAQLETMEAGEENSDRLAELYRLDHLATRLRRNAENLRVLAGRDADDTTAGISSVLDVMRAAMSSIDHYSRITIGRVVSLGVVGFAAEDVSRILAELFDNAANQSSPSSPVSVSAHLTEQGSVLIRIEDEGIGMPPDRLAVLNERLAAGPVLDDDSVRHMGLAVVGRLADRHEITVKLDRRTPHGTVATVLLPVPVVSELAEKQWSGSQTVVLPQARITNGAPVGGPVATPSGLPRRRPAPSVEPEPERKPSPRPRSAFQPPADGGTTASGLPRRVSRSIRTLPDEPAPPTTPPADAADGHEALLADLDAFTDGERAALDDRHERETGGNTQ, encoded by the coding sequence ATGGTGACGCGGGCTCGAGGCTTGCTTGACCGCTCACGGGTTCTTCTGGACCGTTCCAGGGTCGCCGCGGCGCAGTTCCTCGCCGCACCGCCCCGGCACGCTCCGTCGGCTCCACCGGTCGAACCGGAAGTGGAGCAGCGGCCTGCCGTGGAAGCGCCGGACGCCGGCGCGCTCGCGGGTGTCTGCTCCAACGTCGCGTTGCGCGACCTCAATCTGCTCGACCAGCTGCTCGCGCAGCTGGAGACGATGGAGGCGGGGGAGGAGAACTCCGACCGCCTCGCCGAGCTCTACCGGCTCGACCACCTGGCCACCCGGTTGCGGCGCAACGCGGAGAACCTGCGCGTGCTCGCCGGCCGGGACGCCGACGACACGACCGCCGGGATCTCTTCCGTGCTCGACGTGATGCGGGCGGCGATGTCGTCGATCGACCACTACTCGCGGATCACGATCGGCCGCGTCGTTTCGCTCGGTGTCGTCGGCTTCGCCGCCGAGGACGTCAGCCGGATCCTCGCGGAACTGTTCGACAACGCGGCGAACCAGTCGTCGCCGAGTTCTCCGGTCAGCGTCAGCGCGCATCTCACCGAACAGGGGAGCGTGCTGATCCGGATCGAGGACGAGGGCATCGGCATGCCGCCGGACCGGCTCGCGGTGCTGAACGAGCGGCTCGCGGCCGGCCCGGTGCTCGACGACGATTCCGTGCGGCATATGGGACTCGCGGTCGTCGGCAGGCTCGCCGACCGCCACGAGATCACCGTCAAACTCGACCGCCGCACCCCGCACGGCACGGTCGCCACCGTGCTGCTGCCGGTCCCGGTGGTCTCGGAACTGGCCGAGAAGCAGTGGTCCGGTTCGCAGACCGTCGTGCTGCCGCAGGCCAGGATCACCAACGGCGCGCCCGTGGGCGGGCCGGTCGCGACGCCGTCCGGGCTGCCGAGGCGCCGCCCGGCCCCCTCGGTGGAGCCGGAACCCGAACGGAAGCCCAGCCCGCGTCCGCGCTCGGCCTTCCAGCCGCCCGCCGACGGCGGCACCACGGCCAGCGGTCTTCCGCGCCGGGTTTCCCGCAGTATCAGGACTTTGCCCGACGAACCGGCCCCGCCGACCACCCCGCCCGCCGACGCGGCGGACGGGCACGAGGCGCTGCTGGCCGACCTCGATGCCTTCACCGACGGCGAGCGTGCCGCTCTCGACGACCGGCACGAGCGTGAGACCGGAGGAAACACCCAGTGA
- a CDS encoding DUF6131 family protein, which produces MIILGVILIVVGVIASIPVLYSIGIALAVIGIILAVLGNTGKAIGGRAHWY; this is translated from the coding sequence GTGATCATTCTCGGCGTCATCCTGATTGTCGTCGGTGTCATCGCCAGCATTCCCGTCCTGTACTCGATCGGGATCGCGCTGGCGGTCATCGGCATCATCCTGGCCGTTCTCGGGAACACCGGGAAGGCCATCGGCGGTCGCGCCCACTGGTACTGA
- a CDS encoding DUF2795 domain-containing protein, with the protein MAGTDPRPYLTEARYPCGRDELLRAAAAAGAGDEVLGPLGALPARDYADGDGVWDAVCACDGASIHDTAKEAP; encoded by the coding sequence ATGGCAGGAACAGACCCGCGCCCGTACTTGACGGAGGCGCGTTATCCGTGCGGACGCGACGAACTCCTGCGGGCCGCCGCCGCGGCTGGCGCGGGCGACGAGGTGCTCGGCCCACTGGGTGCCCTTCCCGCGCGTGACTACGCGGACGGAGACGGGGTCTGGGACGCGGTGTGCGCCTGCGACGGCGCTTCGATCCACGACACCGCGAAGGAAGCACCGTGA
- the ahcY gene encoding adenosylhomocysteinase, giving the protein MSPTLSKVNGIEFAVADLSLAEAGRKQLRLAEVEMPGLMALRREYADSQPLKGARVAGSLHMTVQTAVLIETLVALGAEVRWVSCNIFSTQDEAAAAVVVGPEGTVENPSGSSVFAWKGETLAEYWWCTDQLFDFGDGRVPNMVLDDGGDATLLIHKGVEFEAAGAVPQATEEDGEEYGLVLETLRESLGRDTGRFTRIAKEVRGVTEETTNGVKRLYKLAKEGELLFPAMNVNDSVTKSKFDNKYGIRHSLIDGLNRGTDVMIAGKVAVVCGYGDVGKGAVESLRGQGARVVVTEIDPICALQAAMEGLDVVELDDVVERGDIFITTTGNFDIIMADQMAKMKHNAIVANVGHFDNEIDMAGLAKIPGIQKIEVKPQVHEWVFPATADREAHSIIVLSEGRLMNLGNATGHPSFVMSNSFTNQTIAQIELFTKPGEYATDVHVLPKHLDEKVARLHLDALGVRLTKLTKRQAEYIGVDVEGPYKLDHYRY; this is encoded by the coding sequence GCCCCACCCTGTCCAAGGTCAACGGGATCGAATTCGCCGTCGCCGACCTTTCCCTCGCCGAGGCCGGCCGCAAGCAGCTGCGCCTCGCCGAGGTCGAGATGCCCGGCTTGATGGCGCTGCGCCGCGAATACGCCGACTCGCAGCCGCTGAAGGGCGCCCGGGTCGCCGGTTCGCTGCACATGACCGTCCAGACCGCCGTGCTGATCGAGACGCTCGTCGCATTGGGCGCCGAGGTGCGCTGGGTGTCCTGCAACATCTTCTCCACGCAGGACGAGGCCGCCGCGGCCGTCGTCGTCGGCCCGGAAGGCACCGTCGAGAACCCCTCGGGCTCCTCGGTGTTCGCGTGGAAGGGCGAGACGCTCGCCGAATACTGGTGGTGCACCGACCAGCTCTTCGACTTCGGTGACGGCCGCGTCCCGAACATGGTCCTTGACGACGGCGGCGACGCGACCCTGCTGATCCACAAGGGCGTCGAGTTCGAGGCGGCGGGCGCCGTCCCGCAGGCGACCGAGGAGGACGGCGAAGAGTACGGCCTCGTCCTGGAGACCCTGCGCGAGAGCCTCGGCCGCGACACCGGCCGGTTCACCCGTATCGCCAAGGAGGTCCGCGGGGTCACCGAGGAGACCACCAACGGCGTCAAGCGGCTCTACAAGCTCGCCAAGGAAGGCGAGCTGCTCTTCCCGGCGATGAACGTGAACGACTCGGTGACGAAGTCGAAGTTCGACAACAAGTACGGCATCCGCCACTCGCTCATCGACGGTCTCAACCGCGGCACCGACGTGATGATCGCGGGCAAGGTCGCGGTCGTCTGCGGCTACGGCGACGTCGGCAAGGGCGCGGTGGAATCGCTGCGCGGCCAGGGCGCCCGTGTGGTCGTCACCGAGATCGACCCGATCTGCGCGCTGCAGGCGGCGATGGAGGGCCTCGACGTCGTGGAACTCGACGACGTCGTCGAGCGCGGCGACATCTTCATCACCACCACCGGCAACTTCGACATCATCATGGCCGACCAGATGGCCAAGATGAAGCACAACGCGATCGTCGCGAACGTCGGCCACTTCGACAACGAGATCGACATGGCGGGCCTCGCGAAGATCCCGGGCATCCAGAAGATCGAGGTCAAGCCGCAGGTGCACGAGTGGGTCTTCCCCGCGACGGCGGACCGCGAGGCGCACTCGATCATCGTGCTCTCCGAGGGCAGGCTGATGAACCTCGGGAACGCGACCGGCCACCCGAGCTTCGTGATGTCGAACTCCTTCACCAACCAGACGATCGCGCAGATCGAGCTGTTCACGAAGCCCGGCGAGTACGCCACCGACGTCCACGTGCTGCCGAAGCACCTCGACGAGAAGGTGGCCCGCCTGCATCTGGACGCGCTGGGTGTCCGGCTGACCAAGCTGACCAAGCGCCAGGCCGAGTACATCGGCGTGGACGTCGAGGGTCCGTACAAGCTGGACCACTACCGGTACTGA
- a CDS encoding styrene monooxygenase/indole monooxygenase family protein, with translation MRKVLIVGAGQSGLQLALSLLSHDYDVTVMSARTPDEIRSGKVMSTQCMFHSALQHERDHKLNLWEDETVKVEGLGVSIAGPDSSRVLDWFGPLEHYAQSVDQRVKMAAWLELVEDRGGKVVIHGVTTSDLAPLAKLYDLVVIAAGKGELVQLFDRIPERSPYTEPQRALSLAYVHGLERRPEHPDKAAVRFNIIPGVGELFMIPAYTLSGNCDILFFEGIPGGPLDCWDDRPTPQQHLDRILSLMKQFLPWEYERSRNAVLTDDKATLAGGYTPVVRNAVGKLGSGTAVLGMADVVVANDPITGQGSNNASHCAASYLDSILERGDKPFDEEWMTASFEKYWEYAQHVTTWTNAMLQPPPPHVLQIIGAAGENPAVAKRFANGFSDPTDFQHWFLDPAKAEKYLAEA, from the coding sequence ATGCGCAAGGTTCTGATCGTCGGTGCCGGGCAGTCAGGGTTGCAGCTGGCCTTGAGCCTGCTGTCCCACGACTACGACGTCACGGTGATGTCGGCGCGGACGCCGGACGAGATCCGCTCCGGCAAGGTGATGTCGACCCAGTGCATGTTCCATTCGGCTTTGCAGCACGAGCGGGACCACAAGCTGAACCTGTGGGAGGACGAGACCGTCAAGGTCGAGGGACTCGGCGTTTCCATCGCCGGCCCGGACTCCAGCCGGGTGCTGGACTGGTTCGGGCCGCTGGAGCACTACGCGCAGTCTGTCGACCAGCGGGTGAAGATGGCGGCCTGGCTGGAACTGGTGGAGGACCGCGGCGGCAAGGTCGTCATCCACGGCGTCACCACCTCGGATCTGGCTCCGCTGGCGAAGCTGTACGACCTGGTGGTCATCGCGGCGGGCAAGGGCGAACTGGTCCAGCTGTTCGACCGGATCCCGGAGCGTTCGCCGTACACCGAACCCCAGCGCGCGCTTTCGCTCGCGTACGTCCACGGGCTGGAGCGCCGGCCCGAGCACCCGGACAAGGCGGCGGTGCGGTTCAACATCATCCCCGGTGTGGGTGAACTGTTCATGATCCCCGCGTACACGCTGAGCGGGAACTGCGACATCCTGTTCTTCGAAGGGATTCCCGGCGGCCCGCTCGACTGCTGGGACGACAGGCCGACGCCCCAGCAGCATCTCGACCGGATCCTGTCGCTGATGAAGCAGTTCCTCCCGTGGGAGTACGAGCGTTCGCGGAATGCCGTGCTGACCGACGACAAGGCGACGCTGGCGGGCGGGTACACGCCGGTCGTGCGGAACGCGGTCGGCAAGCTGGGCTCGGGGACCGCGGTGCTCGGCATGGCCGACGTCGTGGTGGCCAACGACCCGATCACCGGCCAGGGCTCCAACAACGCGAGTCACTGCGCGGCGTCCTATCTGGACTCGATCCTCGAACGCGGGGACAAGCCGTTCGACGAGGAGTGGATGACCGCGTCGTTCGAGAAGTACTGGGAGTACGCCCAGCACGTCACGACCTGGACGAACGCGATGCTGCAGCCGCCGCCCCCGCACGTGCTCCAGATCATCGGCGCGGCGGGGGAGAACCCCGCCGTGGCGAAGCGGTTCGCGAACGGGTTCTCCGATCCGACCGACTTCCAGCACTGGTTCCTCGATCCCGCGAAGGCGGAGAAGTACCTGGCCGAGGCCTGA
- a CDS encoding DUF742 domain-containing protein, whose protein sequence is MTVSSDQSPDRPVKMRSRRIRPYALTGGRTKSSQLLLVETLISVPRYDPSLAEALMPESRSLYERARERSSIAELSVGLDLPLGVVRVLIGDLATQGAVFVHPTAHAYNHDTNVLERILDGLKRLPV, encoded by the coding sequence ATGACCGTGTCCAGCGACCAATCTCCGGACCGGCCCGTCAAGATGCGCAGCCGCAGAATCCGGCCGTACGCGCTGACCGGCGGCCGGACCAAGAGCAGCCAGCTGCTGCTGGTGGAGACCCTGATCTCGGTCCCGCGTTACGACCCGTCGCTGGCCGAGGCGCTGATGCCCGAATCGCGCTCGCTGTACGAGCGCGCCCGCGAACGCTCGTCGATCGCCGAGCTTTCGGTGGGACTGGATCTGCCACTGGGTGTGGTCCGGGTGCTCATCGGCGACCTCGCCACCCAGGGCGCCGTCTTCGTGCACCCGACGGCCCACGCCTACAACCACGATACGAACGTGCTCGAGAGGATCCTCGATGGACTCAAGCGCCTCCCGGTCTGA
- the ku gene encoding non-homologous end joining protein Ku gives MRSMWKGSVSFGLVSIPIQLYAATENKNVSLRQVHEADGGRIQYKRFCTIDGEEVPYAEIAKGYELPDGEMVVLTDEDMSELPLASSRAIDVLEFVPLESIDPIQFDKTYYLEPQKNAVKPYVVLRDALQKASHVAVAKVAIRQRETLAILRVHSDVLTMTTMLWPDEVRVPDFGFLHDDPPQVRPQELTMAGSLIDSLSEPVFEQDKYTDSYREALEAMIEAKAAGNETTKPKAVGAKADVVDLMEALQASVSEAKKSRKPSTAKKATAAKKPASGKRTPKSA, from the coding sequence ATGCGTTCGATGTGGAAGGGCTCGGTGTCCTTCGGGCTGGTGAGCATCCCGATCCAGCTCTACGCGGCCACGGAGAACAAGAACGTCTCGTTGCGCCAGGTGCACGAGGCCGACGGCGGCCGAATCCAGTACAAGCGGTTCTGCACGATCGACGGCGAGGAAGTGCCCTACGCCGAGATCGCCAAGGGGTACGAACTGCCCGACGGCGAGATGGTCGTGCTCACCGACGAGGACATGTCCGAACTGCCGCTGGCGTCGTCGCGGGCGATCGACGTGCTCGAGTTCGTGCCGCTGGAGTCCATCGACCCGATCCAGTTCGACAAGACCTACTACCTCGAACCGCAGAAGAACGCCGTCAAACCGTACGTGGTCCTGCGTGACGCGCTGCAGAAGGCGAGCCACGTGGCGGTCGCGAAGGTCGCCATCCGGCAGCGGGAGACGCTCGCGATCCTGCGGGTGCACAGCGACGTCCTGACGATGACGACGATGTTGTGGCCCGACGAGGTCCGCGTCCCGGATTTCGGTTTCCTGCACGACGATCCGCCGCAGGTGCGGCCGCAGGAACTGACGATGGCGGGCTCGCTGATCGACTCGCTGTCGGAGCCGGTGTTCGAACAGGACAAGTACACGGACTCCTACCGTGAGGCGCTGGAGGCCATGATCGAGGCCAAGGCCGCGGGGAACGAGACGACCAAGCCGAAGGCCGTCGGCGCGAAGGCCGACGTCGTCGACCTCATGGAGGCCTTGCAGGCCAGTGTGAGCGAGGCGAAGAAGAGCCGGAAGCCGTCGACGGCCAAGAAGGCCACCGCGGCGAAGAAACCCGCGTCCGGCAAGCGAACCCCGAAGAGTGCCTGA
- a CDS encoding ABC transporter ATP-binding protein, whose protein sequence is MLTKLLRIHLRPYRRDLWLIVLLQFVQTLAGLYLPTLNADIIDSGVVKGDIDYILGVGGVMLLVSLVQIACSIGAVYYGARTAMAVGRDVRGAIFHRVQDFSAREVGQFGTPSLITRTTNDVQQVQMLTLMAFTLMVSAPIMCFGGIIMALNQDVTLSWLLVLAVPILGVSVGVIIAKMRPAFRLMQERIDKINQILREQIMGIRVIRAFVKDTHERRRFTKANTELLDVSLVVGRLMALMFPIVMLVMNASSVAVLWFGGLRIDDGSMQIGALTAFLSYLMQILMAVMMATFMFMMVPRAEVSAERITEVLDTHTSVVLPENPVSPGEVHGRLELSDVEFRYPGAEKPVLQEISLLALPGETTAIIGSTGSGKTTLLNLIPRLMDATDGSVRVDGVDVRELDATVLSDAVGLVPQKPYLFAGTVASNLRYGKADATDEELWHALEVAQGKDFVERMPEGLDSPIAQGGTNVSGGQRQRLAIARMLVRRPEIYLFDDSFSALDYATDAALRRALVAETAEATVVIVAQRVSTIRHADRIVVLDEGRVVGTGTHTELMDGNETYREIVLSQLTEQEAA, encoded by the coding sequence GTGCTGACGAAGTTGTTGCGCATTCACCTGCGCCCGTACCGGCGAGACCTGTGGCTGATCGTGCTGCTGCAGTTCGTCCAGACCCTCGCCGGGCTCTACCTCCCCACCTTGAACGCCGACATCATCGACTCCGGGGTCGTCAAGGGCGACATCGACTACATCCTCGGTGTCGGCGGCGTCATGCTGCTGGTGTCGCTGGTGCAGATCGCTTGTTCGATCGGCGCCGTCTACTACGGCGCCCGCACCGCGATGGCGGTCGGCCGGGACGTCCGCGGCGCGATCTTCCACCGGGTCCAGGACTTCTCCGCCCGCGAGGTCGGCCAGTTCGGGACGCCGTCCCTGATCACCCGCACGACCAACGACGTCCAGCAGGTGCAGATGCTGACGTTGATGGCGTTCACCCTGATGGTGTCGGCGCCCATCATGTGCTTCGGCGGCATCATCATGGCGCTGAACCAGGACGTAACGCTCTCGTGGCTGCTGGTGCTCGCGGTGCCGATCCTCGGTGTCTCGGTCGGGGTCATCATCGCCAAGATGCGGCCGGCGTTCCGGCTGATGCAGGAGCGCATCGACAAGATCAACCAGATCCTGCGCGAGCAGATCATGGGTATCCGCGTGATCCGCGCGTTCGTCAAGGACACCCACGAGCGACGGCGGTTCACGAAGGCCAACACCGAACTGCTGGACGTCTCGCTGGTCGTCGGCAGGCTGATGGCCCTGATGTTCCCCATCGTGATGCTCGTGATGAACGCGTCCAGCGTCGCCGTGCTGTGGTTCGGCGGGCTGCGCATCGACGACGGCAGCATGCAGATCGGCGCGCTCACCGCGTTCCTGTCGTACCTGATGCAGATCCTGATGGCGGTCATGATGGCCACCTTCATGTTCATGATGGTGCCCCGTGCCGAGGTCAGCGCCGAGCGCATCACCGAGGTGCTGGACACGCACACCAGCGTCGTCCTCCCGGAGAATCCGGTGAGCCCAGGCGAGGTGCACGGACGGCTCGAACTGTCCGATGTGGAATTCCGCTACCCCGGCGCCGAGAAGCCGGTGCTGCAGGAGATCTCGCTGCTGGCCCTGCCCGGTGAGACCACCGCGATCATCGGCAGCACGGGCAGCGGGAAGACCACGCTGCTCAATCTGATCCCCCGGCTGATGGACGCCACCGACGGCTCGGTGCGCGTCGACGGCGTCGACGTCCGCGAACTGGACGCGACCGTGCTTTCCGACGCCGTCGGGCTGGTGCCGCAGAAGCCGTACCTGTTCGCCGGGACGGTCGCGAGCAACCTTCGCTACGGCAAGGCCGACGCCACCGACGAGGAACTCTGGCACGCGCTGGAAGTGGCGCAGGGCAAGGACTTCGTCGAACGGATGCCCGAGGGGCTCGACTCCCCCATCGCACAGGGCGGGACCAACGTCTCGGGCGGGCAGCGGCAGCGGCTCGCGATCGCCAGGATGCTGGTGCGGCGCCCCGAGATCTATCTCTTCGACGACTCGTTCTCCGCGCTCGACTACGCGACCGACGCCGCGCTACGGCGGGCACTCGTGGCCGAGACCGCCGAGGCGACCGTGGTGATCGTCGCGCAGCGGGTCAGCACGATCCGCCACGCGGACCGCATCGTCGTGCTCGACGAAGGCCGCGTCGTCGGCACCGGCACGCACACCGAACTCATGGACGGCAACGAAACCTACCGGGAGATCGTGCTGTCCCAGCTGACCGAGCAGGAGGCCGCCTGA
- a CDS encoding GTP-binding protein: MDSSASRSDADLLAISAKIVVAGGFGVGKTTFVGSVSEVPPLSNEAWMTEAGAGVDELVPPGTKSTTTVAMDFGRITLREDLLLYLFGTPGQARFWFLWDDLSRGALGAVVLVDTSRIDQSFAAINYFENDSELPFIVAVNQFEGMPVHDLEEVRDALALSPDIPLVTCDARDPKSAVATLQELVSHTLSLAVVSGPGREFASLG; this comes from the coding sequence ATGGACTCAAGCGCCTCCCGGTCTGACGCCGATCTGCTGGCGATCTCCGCCAAGATCGTGGTCGCCGGTGGATTCGGCGTGGGCAAGACGACGTTCGTCGGCTCCGTCTCCGAGGTCCCGCCCCTGAGCAACGAAGCCTGGATGACCGAGGCCGGGGCCGGGGTCGACGAGCTGGTGCCACCCGGAACCAAATCCACCACCACGGTCGCGATGGACTTCGGCCGGATCACCCTGCGTGAAGACCTGCTCCTGTACCTGTTCGGCACACCCGGCCAGGCCCGGTTCTGGTTCCTCTGGGACGACCTTTCGCGCGGCGCGCTCGGTGCCGTCGTGCTGGTCGACACCAGCCGGATCGACCAGTCGTTCGCCGCGATCAACTACTTCGAGAACGATTCGGAGCTGCCGTTCATCGTCGCGGTCAACCAGTTCGAGGGGATGCCGGTGCACGACCTCGAAGAGGTCCGCGACGCGCTGGCGCTCTCCCCGGACATCCCGCTGGTCACCTGCGACGCCCGCGACCCGAAGTCGGCGGTCGCGACGCTGCAGGAACTGGTGTCGCACACGTTGTCCCTCGCCGTGGTCTCCGGGCCAGGGCGGGAATTTGCCTCACTTGGCTGA